One window of the Oryzias melastigma strain HK-1 unplaced genomic scaffold, ASM292280v2 sc00270, whole genome shotgun sequence genome contains the following:
- the LOC112141713 gene encoding gastrula zinc finger protein XlCGF57.1-like, with amino-acid sequence MSSFARKESVTEQISAANKDSVRLCEGTIVQNENEELCGQRRPLDITWNPQLQLHVAVLPQHWMTEEEDLSNQQRDFREEQKNPEPPYYKEEQKEPEPPYYKEETEEPEPPYYKEETEEQERPQIGEEQGVPEPSLIKDEPEDFFISQDEEQLELKQETDTLLGIPTYEENDHSETDLNKQQRFNVTDSRKEKGNQHEEPTSSTAGQTDPQNRDQKNRRDINPFHNVDSSHTLPSRCDKSFSHATSLKAHKRIHSGEKSYSCKECEKSFMKIGNLKRHMKTHTEEKPFSCKECGANFSQTSSLKAHMTVHSGEKSYSCKECEKSFRTNGNLKKHMKIHTGEKPFLCQECDKCFSCLSSLKSHMFTHVQEKPFPCQECDASFGHMSSLKTHMRIHTGEKPFSCKECDRSFNQTCQLKTHMRTHTGEKPFSCKECDRSFSRIANLKSHMSTHTGEKPFSCNECETSFSRIANLKSHMLTHTGEKPFSCTECDKRYRHVNSLREHMKTHTGENPFTCEECGTRFGYISYLKAHMRTHTGEKPFSCEECDASFNHVCSLKAHMKTHTGDKHFSCD; translated from the exons atgtcttcatttGCTCGGAAAGAGTCTGTCACAGAACAAATTTCTGCAGCTAATAAAGACTCcgtcagactctgtgaaggaaccatcgtccagaatgAGAATGAGGAGCTCTGTGGTCAGCGCAGACCGCTGGATATCACCTGGAacccgcagcttcagctccacgttGCAG TCCTTCCCCAGCATTGGATGACTGAAGAGGAGGATCTCAGCAACCAGCAGAGGGACTTCAGAGAGGAACAGAAGAATCCAGAACCTCCATATTATAAAGAGGAGCagaaggaaccagaacctccataTTATAAAGAGGAGacggaggaaccagaacctccataTTATAAAGAGGAGACGGAGGAACAAGAACGTCCACAAATTGGAGAGGAACAGGGAGTACCAGAACCTTCACTGATTAAAGATGAGCCAGAGGACTTCTtcatcagtcaggatgaagagcagcttgagctgaagcaggagactgatACCTTACTGGGGATTCCTACTTATGAGGAAAATGATCACAGTGAAACAGATCTTAACAAACAGCAGAGATTTAATGTAACAGACAGTCGGAAGGAAaaaggaaaccaacatgaagaaccAACATCATCTACAGCTGGACAGACAgacccacagaacagagatcagaagAACAGAAGAGACATAAATCCTTTCCACAATGTGGACAGCTCTCACACGTTACCAAGTcgatgtgataaaagttttagtcatgCAACTAGTCTCAAAGCACACAAGAGAATTCATTCAGGAGAGAAGTCttattcttgtaaagaatgtgaaaaaagttttatgaaAATCGGTAATCTAAAAAGACACATGAAAACTCACACagaagaaaagcctttttcttgtaaagaatgtggtgCAAATTTTAGTCAGACATCTAGTCTCAAAGCACACATGACAGTTCATTCAGGAGAGAAGTCttattcttgtaaagaatgtgaaaaaagttttaggaCAAACGgtaatctaaaaaaacacatgaaaattcacacaggagaaaagccttttttgtgtcaagaatgtgataaatgttttagttgtttatCCAGTCTGAAATCACACATGTTTACTCACGTACAAGAAAAGCCTTTTCCTTGTCAAGAATGTGATGCAAGTTTTGGTCATATGTCtagtctcaaaacacacatgagaatccACACCGGAGAAAAgcccttttcttgtaaagaatgtgatagaagtttcAATCAAACATGCCAACTCAAAAcccacatgagaactcacacaggagagaagcctttttcttgtaaagaatgtgatagaagttttagtCGTATAGCTaatctcaaatcacacatgtcaactcacacaggagaaaagcctttttcttgtaacgAATGTGAAACAAGTTTTAGTCGTATAGCTAATCTCAAATCACATATGttaactcacacaggagaaaagccctttTCTTGTACAGAATGTGATAAAAGGTATAGACATGTAAATAGTCTCAGAGAACACATgaaaactcatacaggagagaatcCTTTTACTTGTGAAGAATGTGGTACACGTTTTGGCTATATATCTTATCTGAaagcacacatgagaactcatacaggagaaaagccctttTCTTGTGAAGAATGTGATGCAAGTTTTAATCATGTGTGTAGTCTCAAAGCACACATGAAAACTCACACAGGGGAtaagcatttttcttgtgattaa